One segment of Macrotis lagotis isolate mMagLag1 chromosome 1, bilby.v1.9.chrom.fasta, whole genome shotgun sequence DNA contains the following:
- the LOC141492594 gene encoding olfactory receptor 7D4-like, with protein MVPENQTEFTDFILLLFSENPDQEGMLFGLFLSIYLITMVGNLLIMLAIGSDSHLHTPMYFFLSNLSFVDTCVVTTTVPKLLASFRTQNKAIPYADCLTQMFFFIFFASIDNFLLASMAYDRFVAICHPLHYAVMMSSWFCGLLVIMSWSLSFLNALLNSLMATHLSFCTNHQIQHFFCDLPEIMKLSCSDTLINYIVMVCASGLLGMIPLMGILYSYVQICSSIMKIPSAQGKYKAFSTCGSHLCVVSLFYGTAFGVYFTSSFTNTSWRTTPVSAVYAVVTPMLNPFIYTLRNKDIKDALRRLMRRKTT; from the coding sequence ATGGTACCAGAAAATCAAACAGAATTCACTGACTTTATCCTCCTGCTATTTTCTGAAAATCCAGATCAGGAAGGAATGCTCTTTGGACTGTTCTTGAGCATTTATTTGATCACAATGGTTGGAAACCTGCTCATCATGTTGGCTATTGGTTCTGACTCTCATCTCCACACCCCCATGTACTTCTTCCTTTCCAACTTGTCTTTTGTGGATACCTGTGTAGTGACCACAACTGTGCCAAAGTTGTTGGCTAGCTTTAGGACACAAAACAAGGCCATCCCCTATGCTGACTGTCTTACCCAGATgttcttcttcatattttttgCCAGTATAGATAATTTCCTCCTTGCTTCAATGGCCTATGACCGTTTTGTGGCTATATGTCACCCTCTACACTATGCAGTAATGATGAGTTCTTGGTTCTGTGGCTTGCTAGTGATAATGTCATGGTCACTGTCATTTCTAAATGCTCTTCTTAACAGTCTAATGGCAACGCATCTCTCCTTTTGTACAAACCACCAGATTCAGCACTTCTTTTGTGATCTTCCTGAGATTATGAAGCTTTCTTGTTCTGACACTCTCATCAATTATATAGTAATGGTTTGTGCTTCTGGACTGCTGGGTATGATCCCTCTCATGGGGATCCTTTACTCTTATGTTCAGATTTGTTCTTCCATTATGAAAATCCCATCTGCTCAGGGTAAATATAAAGCCTTTTCTACCTGTGGATCTCACCTCTGtgttgtttccttattttatggCACAGCATTTGGAGTATATTTTACTTCTTCATTTACCAACACTTCCTGGAGGACCACTCCTGTTTCAGCCGTATATGCTGTGGTCACCCCCATGTTGAACCCCTTTATCTATACACTAAGAAATAAGGACATAAAAGATGCCCTTAGGAGACTCATGCGGAGAAAAACCACTTAG